A window of Macrotis lagotis isolate mMagLag1 chromosome X, bilby.v1.9.chrom.fasta, whole genome shotgun sequence contains these coding sequences:
- the IRF4 gene encoding interferon regulatory factor 4 — translation MNLEGSGGGGSECGMSSVSCGNGKLRQWLIDQIDSGKYPGLVWENEEKSIFRIPWKHAGKQDYNREEDAALFKAWALFKGKFREGIDKPDPPTWKTRLRCALNKSNDFEELVERSQLDISDPYKVYRIVPEGAKKGAKQMVLEDTQLIMNHSFAMPAPYPSLPPQVPNYIMPHERNWRDFVPEQPHPEISYQCATVPFGTRSHHWQGPACENGCQVTGTFYACAPPESQTPGIPIEPSIRSAEALALSDCRLHICLYYRDILVKEITTSSPEGCRISHSQSYDVSSLDQVLFPYPEDNVQRKNIEKLLSHLERGVILWMAPDGLYAKRLCQSRIYWDGPLALCSDRPNKLEREQTCKLFDTQQFLSELQSFAHHGRLAPRFQVVLCFGEEFPDPQRQRKLITAHVEPLLAKQLYYFAQQNSGHFLRGFDLPEHITRPEDYHRPIRHSSIQE, via the exons ATGAACTTGGAGGGAAGTGGCGGCGGCGGCAGCGAGTGCGGGATGAGTTCTGTGAGTTGTGGCAACGGCAAACTCCGCCAGTGGCTCATCGACCAGATTGACAGCGGCAAGTACCCGGGCCTGGTGTGGGAGAATGAGGAGAAGAGCATCTTCCGCATCCCCTGGAAACATGCCGGCAAGCAGGACTACAACCGCGAGGAGGATGCTGCCCTCTTCAAG GCTTGGGCACTTTTTAAAGGGAAGTTCAGGGAAGGTATTGACAAACCTGACCCTCCTACCTGGAAGACAAGGTTGCGTTGTGCCCTTAACAAGAGTAATGACTTTGAAGAGTTGGTTGAAAGAAGCCAGTTGGATATCTCAGATCCATATAAAGTTTACAGAATTGTTCCTGAAGGGGCAAAAAAAG GAGCTAAACAAATGGTCTTGGAGGATACCCAGTTAATTATGAACCACTCTTTTGCAATGCCTGCTCCCTACCCATCACTACCACCTCAG GTTCCAAACTATATTATGCCCCATGAACGTAATTGGAGAGATTTTGTTCCAGAGCAACCTCACCCAGAAATCTCCTATCAATGTGCAACTGTCCCTTTTGGAACTCGAAGTCACCATTGGCAGGGTCCTGCTTGTGAGAATG GTTGCCAGGTGACAGGCACCTTTTATGCTTGTGCACCACCTGAGTCACAGACTCCTGGAATTCCCATAGAGCCAAGCATAAGATCTGCTGAAGCCCTGGCCCTCTCAG ATTGCCGACTGCACATCTGTTTATATTATCGTGACATACTGGTGAAGGAGATAACCACCTCGAGCCCTGAAGGCTGTAGGATATCTCATAGCCAGAGCTATGATGTCAGTAGCCTGGATCAGGTTCTCTTCCCCTATCCAGAGGATAATGTCCAgaggaaaaacatagaaaaattgCTGAGCCATTTGGAAAGGGGAGTCATTCTCTGGATGGCACCTGATGGGCTGTATGCTAAGAGACTTTGTCAAAGCAGGATCTACTGGGATGGACCTTTGGCATTATGCAGTGACCGTCCTAATAAGCTGGAAAGGGAACAGACCTGCAAACTTTTTGACACACAACAGTTTTTATCAG AGTTGCAATCTTTTGCTCACCATGGTCGCCTTGCACCAAGATTCCAGGTAGTTTTGTGTTTTGGAGAAGAATTTCCAGACCCCCAGAGGCAAAGGAAACTTATCACAGCCCAT gTTGAGCCATTACTTGCCAAACAGCTCTATTACTTCGCCCAGCAAAATAGTGGACATTTTCTGAGGGGTTTTGATTTACCAGAACACATTACTCGGCCTGAGGACTACCATCGACCAATTCGACATTCCTCCATTCAAGAGTGA